GCGTGGTAGGCGAGCGCCACGGCGAGTTCCCGCCGGGCGGTCGCCAGCGCCCCCGCGGCGTCGCGGATCTGCTGGCGCAGGATCGTCACAGCGTTGGCGTCGTGGATCGCCTGGGCGTTGTCGGCGATGGCGCCGCGCATCAGGATGGAGAGGGTTCGCATCACGGCTCACCTCGCGGAACGGCGCCCCGGACCGTGTCCAGGTTTAATTGAACGTCGTTCAAAAAACAGCTAATCACGGGCCTGCAGCATCCGCAAGGCATAAAATGAACATTGTTCAGAAAAAAGAGCGCGGTCGTCCGCGGAAGGGGCAGACCGACCGGGCAGCGGATCGCCAAGCGCTCATCGATGCGGCTGTGGCGATCCTGGACGCGGGCGGCGCGGCGGCGCTGACGGCCCGCAGCGTCGCCGAGCGGGCCGGCACGGCGGTCGGCTCGGTCTACACGCAGTTCGAGAGCCTCGAACTGCTGCGGCTGGAGGCCAACGCGGTCACGATGCACCGTCTCCGGGACACGCTCGCGGCCGCGCTGGCCGCCTGCCCGGCCGGCGGAACGGAGGACCGGCTCCTGTGCCTAGCCGACGCGTATCTCGCCTTCGCGGCCGCCAACCATGCCGCCTGGGCGGCGGTCTTCGAGCGGCGGACGGTGGCGGCGCCGGAGGCCGTGCAGGCGGATATCGCGGCCCTGTTCGGGATCCTGGAGGACGTCCTGCGCGACGGCGGCCGGCTCGCCGAGGCCGAGATCCCCGTGATGGCCCGGGCGCTGTGGTCGAGCGTCCACGGCATGGCCTACCTCGCCGATCTCGGGAGCCTCGGGCCCATCGCCATGGACGACGTGCGCCCGATGATCGACGCCCTGGTGCGCGCCGCGGTGCGAGGGTTTTCCGGAGGGTGAGGGATCGGGCGCGACCTGTGGCGACCGGTGAGGGTTACCGAACGCACACATCTTCCCTCGGGACGAGGAGAATGAGCGGGATGCGCGCGTCTCCCTCCCCCCTCTGCGGGGAGGGAGACGCGGAAACGATCGCTCTCGTTCTCGAACGGAGATGTGTGAACATCGTCGCCCCAAGGACACCCAGCCCGCCGTTCCGGGGCGTCGCAGGCGAGCCCGGAACAGCGGTGTCGAGTCGTGCAATCCGGCGCAGACCGTTCCCGCGCGCAGCTGCACCCTGTCCGGAGCGTGAGGTTTCTTCACACGGCGCGTGAGACATCGAGAATTGTCCGGTTCCGGGCCCGGGAATAGGTTCGGCCGGGCTTCGGGACAGGCGGGGAGGCAGCGTGGGCGACAGGACCATCCGGACCGGCCAGTGTCATTGCGGCGCCGTGCGCTTCGAAGCGACCCTCAGCGATGGGTTCGACTCG
The sequence above is drawn from the Methylobacterium mesophilicum SR1.6/6 genome and encodes:
- a CDS encoding TetR/AcrR family transcriptional regulator translates to MNIVQKKERGRPRKGQTDRAADRQALIDAAVAILDAGGAAALTARSVAERAGTAVGSVYTQFESLELLRLEANAVTMHRLRDTLAAALAACPAGGTEDRLLCLADAYLAFAAANHAAWAAVFERRTVAAPEAVQADIAALFGILEDVLRDGGRLAEAEIPVMARALWSSVHGMAYLADLGSLGPIAMDDVRPMIDALVRAAVRGFSGG